From one Sphingomonas xanthus genomic stretch:
- a CDS encoding sensor histidine kinase yields MRRSRIERWPTGVLLLLLLTLALLPLGMVLGWVAHQSNQATDTANIDRATQRGEKAAQAIETLIDEKALAMRLAANSALASDRPDPCAIITRTLAGAPGMPTSFRLRDSEGAERCSAGELTPERTSRRVAPGRLDLWISPTGSLYYRTGIDQGSITASIAIAELRATAEAASGRLYELSISDGASDLIILDDPASHVGDPLARTNMYVVNGGQLAVRTTGPISTSTWRDQLSLFLPLLMWVVAALLSWLLVRRLLLNPLARLQRSISEYQPGHNSLQLPERLGPTTEIRELSQSFQRAVDRIEGAEQEAIDAYEGQKKLVREVHHRVKNNLQVVASLLSIHGRNANGQEAQSAYGAIGRRVDALSVVHRHHYAELEENRGISLRPLLTELAAGLRASAPSEARKMIIALEIDPLFTTQDNAVAATFLITEIVEFAMLRYPDQPVEIELRRVDELSANLAISSSVLVPETREEDRAKVQFERIVEGLARQLRSPLDRRLGRYAVTLPIFPPQ; encoded by the coding sequence ATGCGCCGGTCGCGTATCGAGCGCTGGCCGACGGGAGTCCTTCTCCTCCTCCTGCTGACCCTGGCATTGCTCCCGCTCGGGATGGTGCTGGGCTGGGTCGCCCACCAGAGCAACCAGGCCACCGACACTGCAAATATCGACCGTGCGACGCAGCGGGGCGAAAAAGCCGCGCAGGCGATCGAAACGCTGATCGACGAGAAAGCGCTGGCGATGCGGCTGGCGGCCAACAGCGCCCTGGCGTCCGATCGGCCAGACCCGTGCGCGATCATCACTCGAACATTGGCGGGCGCGCCGGGCATGCCCACATCATTCCGGTTGAGGGACAGCGAGGGAGCCGAACGGTGCAGCGCCGGCGAACTCACCCCCGAACGCACCAGCCGCAGGGTAGCGCCGGGTCGCCTCGACCTGTGGATTTCGCCTACCGGCTCCCTCTATTATCGCACCGGGATCGACCAAGGATCGATTACCGCGAGCATTGCAATCGCGGAACTTCGCGCCACCGCCGAGGCTGCGTCGGGAAGGCTCTACGAACTGTCAATCAGCGATGGGGCCAGCGATCTCATCATCCTCGACGATCCCGCTTCCCACGTCGGCGACCCGCTCGCACGCACGAATATGTATGTCGTCAATGGCGGCCAACTGGCGGTTCGGACCACCGGCCCAATCAGCACTTCCACCTGGCGCGACCAGCTTTCGCTGTTCCTGCCCTTGCTGATGTGGGTCGTCGCGGCGCTATTGAGCTGGTTGCTTGTCCGCCGCCTGCTGCTCAATCCCCTGGCCCGCTTGCAACGATCAATCAGCGAATATCAGCCTGGCCACAACAGCCTGCAACTTCCCGAGAGGTTGGGCCCGACCACCGAAATCCGCGAGCTTTCACAGTCTTTCCAGCGGGCGGTCGACCGGATCGAGGGCGCCGAGCAAGAAGCGATCGACGCCTATGAGGGCCAGAAAAAGCTGGTTCGCGAGGTTCACCACCGGGTGAAGAACAATCTTCAGGTGGTGGCTTCACTGCTCAGCATCCATGGCCGCAACGCCAACGGCCAGGAGGCGCAGTCCGCCTATGGCGCAATCGGCCGCCGGGTGGATGCGCTGTCGGTGGTTCACCGCCATCATTATGCCGAGCTGGAAGAAAATCGTGGAATCTCGTTGCGCCCCCTGCTGACCGAGCTCGCCGCGGGCCTTCGGGCCAGCGCACCGAGCGAGGCGCGCAAAATGATCATCGCGCTTGAGATCGATCCGCTGTTCACGACCCAGGACAATGCCGTTGCCGCGACTTTCCTGATTACCGAGATCGTCGAGTTCGCGATGCTGCGCTATCCGGACCAGCCGGTCGAAATCGAATTGCGCCGGGTCGATGAATTGTCCGCCAACCTCGCGATTTCCTCGTCGGTGCTGGTTCCAGAAACCCGCGAGGAGGACCGCGCCAAGGTCCAGTTCGAGCGGATCGTCGAAGGGCTGGCGCGCCAATTACGTTCGCCGCTGGACCGCAGATTGGGCCGCTACGCGGTCACCTTGCCGATCTTCCCGCCGCAGTGA
- the tatC gene encoding twin-arginine translocase subunit TatC, whose amino-acid sequence MISDIDDSKAPLLDHLIELRRRLLWSVIALFAAFFACLYFAKPIFALLVQPLLAAGQGKLIYTDVFEAFFVEVKVAFFAALMVSFPVFATQIWRFVAPGLYAKEKRAFLPFLLMTPFFFAGGAAFAYYIAMPWALKFLLSFQGDVGGVTQEALPAIGNYLSFVTRFLFGFGVAFLLPVLLMVLERAGIVTREQLTRSRRYAVVVAAGVSAVLTPPDAVSMLMMLVPLYALYEFAILAIRLTHWRASRRAAPSSVSVAEGPQTNVGPETPPGGGRVGGSGPI is encoded by the coding sequence ATGATTTCCGACATCGACGATAGCAAGGCCCCATTGCTCGACCATCTGATCGAGCTTCGCCGCCGGCTGTTGTGGTCGGTGATCGCGCTGTTCGCGGCTTTTTTTGCCTGCCTCTATTTCGCCAAGCCGATTTTCGCCTTGCTGGTCCAGCCCTTGCTCGCCGCGGGGCAGGGCAAGCTTATCTACACCGACGTGTTCGAGGCGTTCTTCGTCGAAGTAAAGGTCGCCTTCTTCGCGGCGCTGATGGTCAGCTTCCCGGTCTTCGCGACGCAAATCTGGCGGTTCGTCGCGCCGGGGCTCTACGCCAAGGAAAAACGGGCGTTCCTGCCCTTCCTGCTGATGACCCCCTTCTTTTTCGCGGGGGGCGCGGCCTTTGCCTATTACATCGCCATGCCCTGGGCGCTGAAGTTCCTGCTCAGCTTTCAGGGCGACGTCGGCGGCGTGACCCAGGAAGCGCTACCAGCAATCGGCAATTATCTGAGTTTCGTCACCCGTTTCCTGTTCGGGTTCGGCGTGGCCTTCCTGCTGCCGGTATTGCTGATGGTGCTGGAGCGCGCAGGGATTGTCACCCGCGAACAGCTGACCAGGTCCCGTCGCTATGCGGTTGTCGTGGCGGCGGGTGTGTCGGCGGTGCTTACCCCGCCTGATGCAGTATCGATGCTGATGATGCTCGTGCCGCTCTATGCGCTGTACGAATTTGCCATCCTCGCCATCCGGCTGACCCACTGGCGCGCGTCGCGTCGCGCTGCGCCGTCCTCGGTGTCGGTTGCGGAAGGGCCCCAGACGAATGTGGGCCCGGAAACGCCACCGGGGGGGGGGAGGGTTGGCGGTTCCGGGCCCATTTAG